Proteins encoded by one window of Martelella endophytica:
- a CDS encoding ABC transporter substrate-binding protein: MVRHFGKHLVSALAVATALGLTGMAMPAAAATLKMAWSQDATGLDPHKQTAFSSIRLLELVYEPLLRTDSELNLAPAIASSWEFSEDGKTLTFKLDPNAKFSNGDKVMPSDVKASFERILDEATSAAARSNFLSIESIDTPDDETVVFNLSQPDVPLLTAMSSINAAIVPESAIEAGTIGTEAIGSGPFTLKSWDPNSKEVLEANPEWAGGTVGVDGIDISVLPDETAILASLRTGQVDFALINDPLVATLVPNNPNLTLNREPVLSYHVLQLNADEGAMKELKVRQAISCAIDRQDVLDAALLGEGKVTGPLTMPAYATDPSELFCYTQDLDKAKELMKEAGYENGFSAKVIAATGEPPTAASEAQVIQSELAEIGIKLDIEMMELNVYVDRWLKGDFDMAVALNGGRTDPYTMYNRYWTKDGNLAHVAHYGDDTLDTLMQEGRVETDPAKRKAIFAEFSKHITEMSPWIWLYTGYSYTASSDKVQGFTADPTGSLFGLSAVTVGE, translated from the coding sequence ATGGTCAGACATTTCGGAAAGCATCTGGTTTCGGCGCTCGCCGTTGCCACGGCACTCGGTCTCACGGGCATGGCGATGCCGGCAGCGGCCGCCACGCTGAAGATGGCATGGTCGCAGGACGCCACCGGCCTCGATCCGCACAAGCAGACGGCCTTCTCCTCGATCCGCCTTCTGGAACTCGTTTACGAACCGCTGCTGCGCACCGACAGCGAGCTCAATCTGGCGCCCGCGATTGCATCGTCCTGGGAATTTTCCGAGGACGGCAAGACGCTCACCTTCAAGCTAGATCCGAATGCAAAATTCTCCAATGGCGACAAGGTGATGCCGTCGGATGTGAAGGCATCGTTCGAGCGCATTCTGGATGAGGCAACGAGTGCCGCGGCGCGCTCCAACTTTCTCTCCATCGAAAGCATCGACACGCCGGACGACGAAACCGTCGTCTTCAACCTGTCGCAGCCCGATGTGCCGCTGCTAACGGCAATGTCTTCCATCAATGCCGCGATCGTTCCCGAAAGCGCCATCGAGGCCGGCACGATCGGCACTGAAGCGATCGGCTCCGGTCCCTTCACGCTGAAGAGCTGGGATCCGAATTCCAAGGAAGTGCTCGAGGCAAACCCGGAGTGGGCCGGTGGCACAGTCGGGGTCGACGGCATCGATATTTCCGTCCTGCCTGACGAGACCGCCATTCTGGCATCGCTGCGCACCGGCCAGGTCGACTTCGCGCTGATCAACGATCCGCTGGTGGCGACGCTTGTTCCGAACAATCCGAACCTGACGCTGAACCGCGAACCCGTGCTGTCCTATCACGTCCTCCAGCTCAACGCCGATGAAGGCGCGATGAAGGAACTCAAGGTCCGCCAGGCGATTTCCTGCGCCATCGACCGTCAGGATGTGCTTGACGCCGCACTTCTCGGCGAAGGCAAGGTGACCGGTCCGCTGACGATGCCGGCCTACGCCACCGATCCGTCCGAGCTGTTCTGCTACACCCAGGACCTCGACAAGGCCAAGGAACTGATGAAGGAAGCCGGTTACGAGAACGGCTTCTCCGCCAAGGTGATCGCCGCCACCGGCGAGCCGCCGACGGCAGCCTCCGAAGCGCAGGTCATCCAGTCTGAGCTTGCCGAGATCGGCATCAAGCTCGATATCGAGATGATGGAGCTGAACGTCTATGTCGACCGCTGGCTGAAGGGCGATTTCGACATGGCCGTGGCGCTGAACGGCGGCCGCACCGATCCCTATACCATGTACAATCGTTACTGGACCAAGGACGGCAATCTTGCCCATGTCGCCCATTATGGCGACGACACGCTGGACACGCTGATGCAGGAAGGTCGCGTCGAGACCGATCCGGCCAAGCGCAAGGCAATCTTCGCCGAGTTCTCCAAGCACATCACCGAGATGTCGCCGTGGATCTGGCTCTACACCGGCTACAGCTACACCGCTTCGAGCGACAAGGTGCAGGGCTTCACGGCCGACCCGACCGGTTCGCTCTTCGGTCTTTCCGCAGTGACCGTCGGCGAATAA
- a CDS encoding ABC transporter permease encodes MALIRSIFAHPSGRIGGAIVGLYIVIAILGLVGITPHDPLMQFRIDRLHAPSATYWMGTDLLGRDVASRLMIGIAQSFIVAFASVALATIAGIVLGLAAAWFGAGWDGTIMRLMDVLLAFPAILLALLIITIVGPGTWTSVMAIAFVYTPIFTRVVRGPALSLKTREFVDAARTFGSSRSYILSRHMLLNLVAPLTVQVTLALAWALLTEAGLSFLGLGTQPPMASLGLMLSDARNLMEMAPWLLIFPALAIMLGILGFNLLGDALRDILDPRSRRAEA; translated from the coding sequence ATGGCTCTCATCCGCTCCATCTTCGCTCATCCGAGCGGCCGCATCGGCGGCGCCATCGTCGGGCTTTATATCGTGATCGCGATCCTCGGCCTCGTCGGCATCACCCCGCATGATCCGCTGATGCAGTTCCGCATCGACCGGCTGCACGCGCCCTCCGCCACCTACTGGATGGGCACCGACCTTCTTGGCCGCGATGTCGCGAGCCGGCTGATGATCGGCATCGCGCAGTCGTTCATTGTTGCTTTCGCTTCCGTGGCGCTTGCGACCATTGCCGGCATCGTGCTCGGCCTTGCCGCCGCATGGTTCGGCGCGGGCTGGGACGGCACGATCATGCGCTTGATGGATGTGCTGCTCGCCTTTCCGGCGATCCTGCTCGCACTTTTGATCATCACCATTGTCGGCCCCGGCACCTGGACCAGCGTGATGGCGATCGCCTTCGTCTACACGCCGATCTTCACCCGCGTCGTGCGCGGCCCGGCGCTGTCGCTGAAGACCCGCGAATTCGTCGATGCGGCCCGCACCTTCGGTTCGTCGCGCTCCTACATCCTGTCTCGCCACATGCTGCTCAATCTGGTGGCACCGCTCACCGTGCAGGTGACGCTGGCGCTTGCCTGGGCACTGCTGACGGAGGCGGGGCTTTCCTTCCTCGGCCTCGGCACCCAGCCGCCGATGGCCTCGCTCGGCCTGATGCTGAGCGATGCCCGCAACCTGATGGAAATGGCGCCTTGGCTGCTGATCTTCCCGGCGCTCGCCATCATGCTCGGCATTCTCGGCTTCAATCTTCTGGGCGATGCGCTGCGCGACATTCTCGACCCGCGTTCGAGGAGGGCAGAGGCATGA
- a CDS encoding YaiI/YqxD family protein, whose amino-acid sequence MIYVDADACPVKAEVVKVAERHDLPVTFVANTGLRPSRDPMITNVIVSGAFDAADDWIAERAGAGDIVVTADVPLAERCVANGARVTGPTGRVFDPANIGMARAMRDLGQHLRETGESKGYNAPFSPRDRSAFLETLERLCRQLNTDR is encoded by the coding sequence ATGATCTATGTCGATGCCGATGCCTGTCCGGTGAAGGCCGAGGTCGTCAAGGTGGCCGAGCGCCACGACCTGCCGGTGACCTTCGTCGCCAATACCGGGCTTCGTCCGTCACGCGATCCGATGATCACCAATGTCATCGTCTCCGGGGCCTTCGACGCCGCCGACGACTGGATTGCCGAACGCGCCGGCGCCGGCGATATCGTGGTGACGGCCGATGTGCCGCTTGCCGAGCGATGCGTTGCCAACGGCGCGCGGGTTACCGGGCCGACAGGCCGGGTCTTCGATCCTGCAAACATCGGCATGGCGCGGGCAATGCGCGATCTCGGCCAGCACCTGCGCGAAACCGGCGAGAGCAAGGGTTATAACGCCCCCTTCTCGCCCCGCGACCGCTCGGCCTTTCTCGAAACGCTGGAACGGCTCTGCCGTCAGCTCAATACCGACCGATAA
- a CDS encoding GNAT family N-acetyltransferase, with amino-acid sequence MSGYAVDIARLEALTPGELYAILKLRIDVFVVEQNCPYPELDGKDFDALHLRLIADGAVMAYARVFPPGADGAESRIGRVVVSPDHRGRKLGDAVMREAIAACGRIAPDTAIAISAQAHLQRFYGSLGFVAVSAEYLEDGIPHVDMIRQKAEETAS; translated from the coding sequence ATGAGCGGTTACGCCGTCGATATCGCCCGGCTGGAGGCACTCACGCCGGGCGAGCTCTACGCCATCCTGAAACTGCGCATCGATGTCTTCGTGGTCGAGCAGAACTGCCCCTACCCCGAACTCGACGGCAAGGACTTTGACGCTCTGCATCTGCGGCTGATCGCCGACGGCGCCGTCATGGCCTATGCACGGGTGTTCCCGCCAGGGGCGGATGGCGCCGAAAGCCGGATCGGCCGTGTGGTGGTCTCGCCCGATCACCGGGGCAGGAAGCTTGGTGACGCGGTGATGCGCGAGGCGATTGCGGCTTGCGGGCGGATCGCGCCGGACACCGCGATCGCCATTTCGGCACAGGCGCATCTGCAGCGCTTCTACGGAAGCCTCGGCTTTGTCGCCGTCTCGGCGGAGTATCTGGAAGACGGCATTCCCCATGTCGATATGATCCGCCAGAAGGCAGAAGAGACAGCCTCATGA
- a CDS encoding ABC transporter ATP-binding protein, translating to MKKLVSVSDLRVGFGKAPEKNEVVRGVSFDLEAGETLAIVGESGSGKSVTSLCLNRLVDFGGGRITGGRIDYTLADGSTVDLASLPEKRLTGIRGREIGMIFQEPMTSLNPVHTIGEQIAESFRLHHGLTGKQAMNAAKDALERVRIPDAARRLKYHPHQLSGGMLQRVMIATALSCNPRLLIADEPTTALDVTVQAQILALLTELKRESDMGLIFITHDIGLVAGIADKVMVMQQGEVVEQGATDDVLDNPQHAYTRHLLKAVPHFADGRAVRSDFSRRPAAAPALAVENLTVRFPVTSGLFKKQSGAVHAVDGIDFDLMPGETLGIVGESGSGKSTTARAIMGLTKPTRGTFSLGEGGRVTGHGDPIQMVFQNPYASLNPRLRVDSILAEPVIATGGRLNAETRARMTELLKRVGLPENALMRYPHEFSGGQRQRLCIARALMLKPSVVVLDEAVSALDVSVQAMVLELLTELQRDMNLSYLFVTHDMAVVERIAHRIAVVYAGQIVEIGDAASVLSSPKHSYTKRLISAVPNIDRRRQDYRIDTTDVPSLVRPAGYEPPKAEWLTFGDDHKARAEG from the coding sequence ATGAAGAAGCTTGTTTCAGTTTCCGATCTCCGCGTCGGCTTCGGAAAGGCCCCGGAAAAGAATGAGGTTGTCCGCGGCGTCAGCTTCGATCTTGAGGCCGGCGAAACGCTCGCCATCGTCGGGGAAAGCGGCTCCGGAAAGTCGGTCACCTCGCTCTGCCTCAACCGTCTGGTCGATTTCGGCGGTGGCAGGATTACCGGCGGGCGGATCGACTACACGCTTGCCGATGGCAGCACGGTCGATCTCGCAAGCCTCCCGGAAAAGCGGCTGACAGGCATTCGCGGCCGCGAGATCGGCATGATCTTCCAGGAGCCGATGACCTCGCTGAACCCGGTGCACACCATCGGCGAGCAGATTGCGGAAAGTTTCCGGCTGCATCACGGCCTGACCGGCAAGCAGGCGATGAATGCCGCGAAGGACGCGCTCGAGCGGGTCCGCATCCCGGATGCCGCAAGACGGCTGAAATACCATCCGCACCAGCTTTCCGGCGGCATGCTGCAGCGGGTGATGATCGCGACCGCGCTTTCCTGCAATCCGCGCCTGCTGATCGCCGACGAGCCGACGACTGCGCTCGACGTTACCGTCCAGGCGCAAATCCTGGCATTGCTCACCGAGCTGAAGCGCGAAAGCGACATGGGCCTGATCTTCATCACCCATGACATCGGCCTCGTCGCCGGCATCGCCGACAAGGTGATGGTGATGCAGCAGGGTGAGGTGGTGGAGCAGGGCGCGACGGACGATGTGCTCGACAATCCGCAGCATGCCTATACCCGGCACCTCTTGAAGGCCGTGCCGCATTTCGCCGACGGCCGCGCCGTGCGCAGCGATTTTTCCCGCAGGCCAGCGGCGGCACCAGCCCTGGCGGTCGAAAACCTGACGGTGCGCTTCCCGGTTACATCCGGGCTGTTCAAGAAGCAGTCGGGTGCCGTCCACGCCGTCGATGGTATCGATTTCGACCTGATGCCGGGCGAGACGCTGGGCATCGTCGGCGAAAGCGGCTCCGGAAAGTCCACGACGGCGCGCGCCATCATGGGACTGACGAAGCCAACACGCGGCACGTTCTCGCTGGGCGAGGGTGGTCGCGTCACCGGCCATGGCGACCCGATCCAGATGGTGTTCCAGAACCCCTATGCCTCGCTCAATCCGCGCCTTCGCGTCGACAGCATCCTTGCCGAACCGGTGATTGCAACCGGCGGGCGGCTGAATGCCGAAACCCGCGCCCGCATGACCGAACTTCTGAAGCGCGTCGGTCTGCCCGAAAACGCGCTGATGCGCTATCCGCACGAGTTCTCCGGCGGGCAGCGCCAGCGGCTTTGCATCGCCCGCGCGCTGATGCTGAAACCCTCCGTCGTGGTGCTGGACGAGGCGGTCTCCGCGCTCGATGTCTCGGTGCAGGCCATGGTGCTGGAGCTCCTGACCGAGCTGCAGCGCGACATGAACCTCTCCTATCTGTTCGTCACCCACGACATGGCCGTGGTCGAGCGCATCGCCCATCGCATCGCCGTCGTCTATGCCGGCCAGATCGTCGAGATCGGCGATGCCGCTTCCGTGCTATCCTCGCCGAAGCATTCCTATACGAAGCGGTTGATATCGGCTGTGCCGAACATCGATCGCCGCCGGCAGGATTACCGGATCGACACCACCGACGTGCCGTCGCTGGTGCGCCCGGCGGGCTACGAACCGCCGAAGGCCGAATGGCTGACCTTTGGCGATGATCACAAGGCGAGGGCGGAGGGATGA
- a CDS encoding anhydro-N-acetylmuramic acid kinase, translating into MAEDFKPVWAVGLMTGTVLDGNIDVALLKTDGVSVEAFGAYTLAPYPQSTRDLLEETLAIARKWNFEGPEPAIFAEAEAVLTRAQSAAVRELVEAEGLTMADIGVVGFHGQSVLHRAPTKARIGDTRQLGDGALMHDLLGCKVAYDFRTADVRAGGQGAPLSAGYHQALLRGLDTSGETAVLNLGGVANVTWWDGVDRLIAFDTGPANAPLNDFMKQNGLGEMDRDGRLALSGTVDEQRLARLLEHPYLSAPYPKSLDRFDFTSAMAEGLDPATGAATLTAFTASAVGKALDLLPVRPKRLIVCGGGRRNPAIMAMLATRAGVEAVPAETVGWRGDAIEAECFAFLAVRTLRNLPISFPTTTGVPAPMTGGKLAG; encoded by the coding sequence ATGGCGGAGGATTTCAAGCCGGTCTGGGCGGTGGGCCTGATGACGGGCACCGTGCTCGACGGCAATATCGATGTTGCGCTGCTGAAGACCGACGGCGTCAGCGTCGAGGCCTTCGGTGCCTATACGTTGGCGCCTTACCCGCAATCGACACGCGACCTGCTTGAGGAAACGCTCGCGATCGCCCGCAAATGGAATTTCGAAGGCCCCGAGCCGGCGATCTTTGCCGAGGCCGAAGCAGTGCTAACCCGCGCCCAGTCGGCCGCCGTCAGGGAACTGGTCGAGGCGGAGGGCCTCACGATGGCCGATATCGGCGTCGTTGGCTTCCATGGCCAGTCTGTCCTCCATCGTGCGCCGACCAAGGCGCGTATCGGCGACACCCGCCAGCTCGGCGATGGCGCGCTGATGCACGACCTGCTCGGCTGCAAGGTGGCATACGATTTCCGCACGGCCGATGTCCGCGCCGGCGGGCAGGGGGCGCCGCTTTCGGCCGGCTATCACCAGGCGCTGCTGCGCGGGCTCGATACATCGGGCGAGACGGCGGTGCTCAATCTCGGCGGCGTCGCCAATGTCACATGGTGGGACGGTGTTGATCGCCTCATCGCCTTCGATACTGGCCCCGCCAACGCCCCGCTCAACGACTTCATGAAGCAAAACGGTCTCGGCGAGATGGACCGCGACGGCAGGCTGGCGCTCTCCGGTACCGTCGATGAGCAGCGCCTCGCGCGACTTCTCGAACATCCCTATCTTTCAGCGCCTTATCCGAAGTCTCTCGACCGGTTTGACTTCACGTCCGCCATGGCGGAAGGCCTCGATCCCGCAACCGGTGCGGCGACGCTGACGGCCTTCACCGCCTCGGCCGTCGGCAAGGCGCTCGATCTTCTCCCCGTGCGGCCGAAACGCCTGATCGTCTGCGGCGGCGGCCGCCGCAATCCGGCGATCATGGCGATGCTCGCGACCCGCGCCGGCGTCGAAGCCGTCCCCGCCGAAACGGTCGGCTGGCGCGGCGATGCGATCGAGGCCGAATGCTTCGCCTTCCTCGCCGTCCGGACGCTGCGCAACCTCCCGATCAGCTTCCCGACCACGACCGGCGTTCCCGCGCCGATGACCGGCGGAAAGCTTGCCGGCTGA
- the fghA gene encoding S-formylglutathione hydrolase, with protein sequence MNILSENTAFGGMQAVFSHDSEVLNSEMTFAVFIPPQAVEAPCPVLWYLSGLTCTHANVMEKGEYRRLAAEHGLIVVCPDTSPRGKDVPDAITDWQLGKGAGFYVDATEDPWSKYYRMESYITKELPELVAKSFRADMDRQGIFGHSMGGHGAMTLALKNPGRYKSCSAFAPIVSPSTSPWAQKAFEKYLGADTSVWRKHDACALVEDGARFPEFLIDQGKADGFLEEGLKPWMFEEAVKGTDIGLTLRMHERYDHSYYFISTFMDDHIRWHAERL encoded by the coding sequence ATGAACATCCTTTCGGAAAACACGGCCTTTGGCGGCATGCAGGCCGTCTTCTCCCACGATTCGGAGGTGCTGAACTCCGAAATGACCTTCGCGGTGTTCATCCCGCCGCAGGCCGTCGAAGCGCCCTGCCCGGTGCTCTGGTATCTGTCCGGTCTCACCTGCACGCATGCGAATGTGATGGAGAAGGGCGAATATCGCCGGCTTGCCGCCGAGCACGGCCTGATCGTCGTCTGCCCGGACACGAGCCCTCGCGGCAAGGACGTGCCGGATGCGATCACCGACTGGCAGCTCGGCAAGGGCGCCGGCTTCTATGTCGATGCGACGGAAGATCCATGGTCGAAGTACTACCGCATGGAAAGCTACATCACCAAGGAACTGCCGGAGCTGGTGGCCAAGAGCTTCCGCGCCGATATGGACCGGCAGGGGATTTTCGGCCATTCCATGGGGGGCCATGGCGCGATGACGCTCGCGCTGAAGAATCCGGGCCGCTACAAGAGCTGCTCGGCCTTCGCGCCGATCGTTTCGCCGTCCACCTCGCCCTGGGCGCAGAAGGCCTTCGAAAAGTATCTCGGGGCCGATACCAGCGTCTGGCGCAAACACGATGCCTGCGCGCTGGTGGAAGACGGCGCCCGTTTTCCGGAATTCCTGATCGACCAGGGCAAGGCCGATGGCTTCCTCGAGGAAGGACTGAAGCCGTGGATGTTCGAAGAAGCCGTCAAGGGAACCGATATCGGCCTGACGCTTCGCATGCACGAGCGCTACGACCACTCCTACTACTTCATCTCGACCTTCATGGACGACCACATCCGCTGGCATGCCGAGCGGCTGTGA
- a CDS encoding serine hydrolase domain-containing protein yields MEGRFERAFDALDKAVASRRIPGGVLGVVDFEGNRMTRAVGSAAIVPERRPMSVDTWFDLASLSKVIFTTSRILALASEGFIDLDAPLTSVIPDFRQYDPNCWERQVTFRQCLGHQTHFPGVEPIYTYGDDPERLRAFILQREWQKVETPVYSDINFILLGIVLERLSGRPLRELDPGRGFAFSGDPDETAATERCHWRGRVMCGEVHDENCYALQGSGHAGLFGTVDAVLGFAGRLMERDFAGDPAVKLMQEPLSERRTHGWERPYEGWHGGGLCSASTIGHTGFTGTSLCIDFERGYAWTLLTNRVHPSRHFDSGIMALRRAVSDFINGAE; encoded by the coding sequence ATGGAGGGCCGGTTCGAGCGCGCGTTTGATGCACTGGACAAAGCGGTTGCATCCCGTCGCATTCCGGGCGGCGTTCTCGGTGTCGTCGATTTCGAGGGCAACCGGATGACCCGCGCCGTGGGCTCCGCCGCGATCGTGCCGGAACGCCGGCCGATGAGCGTCGACACATGGTTCGACCTCGCCTCGCTCTCCAAGGTCATCTTCACGACCAGCCGCATTCTGGCGCTCGCGAGCGAAGGCTTCATCGATCTCGACGCCCCTCTGACCAGCGTCATCCCGGATTTCCGCCAGTACGACCCGAATTGCTGGGAAAGGCAGGTGACCTTCCGCCAGTGCCTCGGCCACCAGACGCATTTTCCCGGCGTCGAGCCGATCTATACCTATGGCGACGACCCGGAGCGCCTGCGCGCCTTCATCCTTCAGCGCGAATGGCAGAAGGTCGAAACGCCCGTCTATTCCGACATCAATTTCATCCTCCTCGGCATTGTGCTGGAGCGCCTTTCCGGCCGGCCGCTCCGCGAACTCGATCCCGGCCGGGGCTTTGCCTTTTCCGGCGATCCGGACGAGACGGCCGCGACCGAGCGTTGCCACTGGCGCGGGCGGGTCATGTGCGGCGAGGTGCATGACGAGAACTGCTACGCGCTTCAGGGGTCCGGTCATGCCGGTCTGTTCGGCACGGTCGATGCCGTTCTCGGCTTCGCGGGGCGCCTCATGGAACGCGATTTCGCCGGCGATCCGGCTGTGAAGCTGATGCAGGAGCCGCTGTCCGAGCGTCGTACTCATGGCTGGGAGCGGCCCTATGAGGGCTGGCATGGCGGTGGGCTGTGCTCGGCCTCCACGATTGGCCATACGGGTTTCACCGGCACCTCGCTCTGCATCGATTTCGAGCGCGGCTATGCGTGGACGCTGCTGACCAACCGCGTTCACCCCAGCCGCCATTTCGACAGCGGCATCATGGCGCTGCGCCGCGCCGTCAGCGATTTCATAAACGGAGCAGAATGA
- a CDS encoding S-(hydroxymethyl)glutathione dehydrogenase/class III alcohol dehydrogenase: MDVRAAVAVEAGKPLEVMTVQLEGPKAGEVLIEVKATGLCHTDDFTLSGADPEGIFPAILGHEGAGVVVDVGPGVTSLKKGDHVIPLYTPECRECPSCLSRKTNLCTAIRSTQGQGLMPDGTSRFSLNGKPIFHYMGCSTFANFTVMPEIAVAKINPDAPFDKVCYIGCGVTTGVGAVINTAKVEIGATAIVFGLGGIGLNVIQGLRLAGADMIIGVDLNNDKKEWGERFGMTHFVNPKEIGEEIVPYLVNLTKRGNDTIGGADYTFDCTGNTTVMRQALESAHRGWGKSVVIGVAGAGQEISTRPFQLVTGRTWMGTAFGGARGRTDVPKIVDWYMDGKIEIDPMITHLLKLEDINKGFDMMHSGESIRSVVVY; this comes from the coding sequence ATGGATGTGCGCGCAGCAGTGGCAGTGGAAGCGGGTAAGCCGCTCGAAGTCATGACGGTTCAGCTTGAAGGCCCGAAGGCCGGCGAGGTGCTGATCGAGGTGAAGGCGACCGGTCTCTGCCACACCGACGATTTCACGCTCTCGGGCGCCGACCCGGAAGGCATCTTCCCGGCGATCCTCGGCCATGAGGGCGCGGGTGTTGTTGTTGATGTCGGCCCCGGCGTCACTTCGCTGAAAAAGGGCGACCATGTCATTCCGCTCTATACGCCGGAATGCCGGGAATGCCCGTCCTGCCTGTCGCGCAAGACCAATCTGTGCACGGCAATCCGCTCGACCCAGGGTCAGGGCCTGATGCCGGACGGCACCTCGCGGTTCTCGCTGAACGGCAAGCCGATCTTCCACTACATGGGCTGCTCGACCTTCGCCAATTTCACGGTGATGCCGGAAATCGCGGTGGCCAAGATCAATCCGGACGCGCCCTTCGACAAGGTCTGCTACATCGGCTGCGGCGTCACCACTGGCGTCGGCGCCGTCATCAACACGGCGAAGGTCGAAATCGGCGCGACGGCGATCGTCTTCGGTCTCGGCGGTATCGGCCTCAATGTCATTCAGGGGCTTCGCCTTGCTGGCGCAGACATGATCATCGGCGTCGACCTCAACAACGACAAGAAGGAATGGGGCGAGCGATTCGGCATGACCCATTTCGTCAATCCGAAGGAAATAGGCGAGGAGATCGTTCCTTACCTCGTCAACCTGACGAAGCGCGGCAACGACACGATCGGCGGCGCCGACTACACCTTCGACTGCACCGGCAATACCACCGTCATGCGTCAGGCGCTTGAAAGCGCCCATCGGGGCTGGGGCAAGTCGGTCGTCATCGGCGTTGCCGGCGCCGGCCAGGAAATCTCCACCCGCCCCTTCCAGCTCGTCACCGGCCGCACCTGGATGGGAACGGCCTTTGGTGGCGCACGCGGGCGCACCGACGTGCCGAAGATCGTCGACTGGTACATGGACGGCAAGATCGAGATCGACCCGATGATCACCCATCTCTTGAAGCTTGAGGACATCAACAAGGGTTTCGACATGATGCATAGCGGCGAGAGCATTCGCTCGGTCGTCGTCTACTGA
- a CDS encoding ABC transporter permease, with protein MNYLTRRLVTFPLVMLGVSVLVFISIRLVPGDAITAMLGTEAGLLTPAQRASLETYFGMDQSWFTQYWQWLGGALHGNLGISVTYGKPVLEVILRVFPLTLELALLSMIVALAVGLPAGIYAATHAEKPSDLIVRIVAMIGQSTPSFVVALLAIYALSVWFGILPAMGSFTPLWQDPLQNLAQMILPALTLGFAFAAAVTRISRSAMLDILSDDYVRTARAKGVPARKVIWHHALPNALIPVVTVSGVEFGYLLGGAVIVEQVFALPGLGRTVLDAILQRDYPLVQGSVLFIALNFMIVNLLVDLAYAALDPRIRLGGN; from the coding sequence ATGAATTACCTGACCCGAAGACTGGTGACCTTTCCTCTGGTCATGCTCGGGGTATCCGTCCTCGTGTTCATCTCGATCCGGCTGGTTCCCGGCGACGCCATAACGGCGATGCTGGGAACCGAGGCCGGGTTGCTGACACCGGCCCAGCGCGCTTCGCTCGAAACCTATTTCGGCATGGATCAGAGCTGGTTCACCCAGTACTGGCAATGGCTTGGCGGCGCGCTGCATGGCAATCTCGGCATCTCCGTCACCTATGGTAAACCCGTGTTGGAGGTTATTCTCCGGGTGTTTCCGCTGACGCTGGAGCTGGCACTGCTGTCCATGATCGTCGCGCTCGCCGTCGGGCTTCCGGCCGGCATTTACGCGGCCACCCATGCGGAAAAGCCCTCCGACCTCATCGTCCGCATCGTCGCGATGATCGGCCAGTCGACGCCGAGTTTCGTCGTGGCCCTTCTCGCGATCTATGCGCTGTCGGTCTGGTTCGGCATTCTGCCGGCGATGGGAAGCTTCACGCCGCTCTGGCAGGATCCGCTGCAGAACCTCGCGCAGATGATATTGCCGGCGCTGACGCTGGGCTTTGCCTTTGCCGCCGCCGTCACCCGCATTTCGCGTTCGGCCATGCTCGATATCCTTTCCGATGATTATGTCCGCACCGCCCGCGCCAAGGGCGTGCCAGCGCGCAAGGTGATCTGGCACCATGCGCTGCCGAATGCGCTGATCCCGGTGGTGACCGTCTCGGGCGTCGAGTTCGGCTATCTCCTCGGCGGCGCCGTCATCGTCGAACAGGTCTTTGCGCTTCCGGGCCTCGGTCGCACCGTGCTCGATGCCATCCTGCAGCGCGACTATCCGCTGGTGCAGGGGAGCGTGCTTTTCATCGCGCTGAATTTCATGATCGTGAACCTTCTGGTCGACCTCGCCTATGCCGCGCTCGACCCGCGTATCCGGCTGGGAGGCAACTGA